A genomic stretch from Candidatus Thiothrix anitrata includes:
- a CDS encoding HVO_A0114 family putative DNA-binding protein has translation MKQAKLILRRKARYDDAMNDKTLTITIGDMDDDFTDVIDAWESGKAATPLNRLTFESMTGFLSFLTPKRWELVTILRKQGHVSIKKLSEILKRDYKNTHTDVKAMQEIGLVEKDDSDLVYVPWDDLDIKLNLKQAA, from the coding sequence ATGAAGCAAGCCAAACTGATCCTACGCCGCAAAGCCCGTTACGATGATGCAATGAACGATAAAACTTTGACCATAACTATCGGTGACATGGATGACGACTTCACCGATGTTATTGACGCTTGGGAAAGTGGCAAAGCCGCTACGCCCCTGAACCGGCTAACCTTTGAATCCATGACCGGCTTTTTGTCGTTCCTCACCCCCAAACGCTGGGAACTGGTAACGATATTGCGTAAGCAAGGGCATGTGAGCATCAAAAAGCTCTCCGAAATCCTCAAGCGTGATTACAAAAACACGCATACGGACGTGAAAGCGATGCAGGAAATCGGTTTGGTTGAAAAAGATGACAGTGATCTGGTCTACGTTCCTTGGGACGATCTGGACATTAAGCTGAATCTGAAACAGGCGGCATGA
- the pta gene encoding phosphate acetyltransferase, giving the protein MFHSIYIAGAEPRSGKSLIVLGMMEMLRAITPNVGFFRPVITENNGRDPLIHLVSKRYNLGATGTDLYGCTQDVAHKMVAAGQHEELLKLILAKYRAVQEHSDIVVCAGTDFNGANSALELDFNAELANHFGCLFLPVIKGHGRTAGEIADAVNLLEAHLAAGQHCEVLAAFANRVPVEEVAALTELLQGSRFPAYVLPENHSLERPTIGEIARALHLECLYGTRQSMTHEVSRYKVAAMQVQDFLGHLESCSLVITPGDRSDIVLGCLAADASKAYPMIAGIVLTGGQQPAPEVSKLLEGMKPQRLPILISPWDTFTTALKVNAVESSILPSDERKIAVALGMMESCVDMHQLRQLIIHNVGQRMTPLMFEYELIQRAKSQRKHIVLPESNDERVLRAAEILSLRDVVDITLLGIEDEVLAKAAHLGLKLRNVRIIEPRTSELRPVFAQAYYDLRRHKNVTMASACDTMVDVSYFGTMMVQLGYADGMVSGAIHTTQHTIRPAFEIIKTKPGCNLVSSVFFMCLEDRVLVYGDCAVNPNPNAEQLADITVTAADTAQMFGIEPRTALLSYSTGESGKGDDVEKVRGAVQLARARRPDLKLEGPIQYDAAVDPEVASSKMPHSEVAGQATVFIFPDLNTGNNTYKAVQRSANAVAIGPVLQGLNKPVNDLSRGCTVTDIVNTVVITAIQAQQAVV; this is encoded by the coding sequence GTGTTTCACAGCATTTATATAGCCGGGGCAGAACCCCGCAGCGGTAAGTCGCTGATCGTATTGGGTATGATGGAAATGTTACGGGCGATTACGCCCAATGTGGGTTTTTTCCGCCCGGTCATTACCGAAAATAATGGGCGCGACCCGCTGATTCATTTGGTGTCTAAACGCTATAACTTGGGGGCAACAGGTACGGATTTGTACGGTTGCACTCAAGATGTTGCGCACAAAATGGTTGCCGCAGGGCAGCATGAGGAATTGCTGAAGTTGATTTTGGCGAAATATCGCGCCGTTCAGGAGCACTCAGACATCGTGGTGTGCGCCGGAACCGATTTTAACGGGGCGAATTCAGCACTGGAATTGGATTTTAATGCGGAATTAGCTAACCATTTCGGCTGTTTATTTTTACCGGTTATCAAAGGCCACGGGCGCACTGCGGGTGAAATTGCGGATGCGGTCAATTTATTGGAAGCGCATTTAGCCGCTGGGCAGCATTGCGAAGTGTTGGCAGCGTTTGCGAATCGCGTTCCCGTGGAGGAAGTCGCGGCATTGACTGAATTGCTGCAAGGCTCACGTTTTCCCGCCTATGTTTTGCCAGAAAATCACTCGTTGGAACGCCCCACGATTGGGGAAATTGCCCGCGCTTTGCATTTGGAATGTTTGTACGGCACACGCCAGTCGATGACCCACGAAGTCTCGCGTTACAAAGTGGCGGCGATGCAAGTGCAGGATTTTTTAGGTCATTTGGAAAGTTGCAGTCTGGTGATTACCCCCGGTGATCGTTCTGACATTGTGTTGGGATGTTTGGCGGCGGATGCCTCGAAAGCGTACCCGATGATTGCGGGCATTGTGTTAACGGGTGGGCAACAACCCGCGCCGGAAGTGAGCAAATTACTGGAAGGCATGAAGCCGCAACGCTTGCCGATTTTAATCTCGCCTTGGGATACGTTTACTACCGCGCTCAAAGTGAATGCGGTGGAAAGCAGCATTTTGCCGTCGGATGAGCGCAAAATCGCGGTAGCCTTGGGGATGATGGAATCGTGCGTGGATATGCATCAGCTACGCCAACTGATTATTCACAATGTCGGGCAGCGCATGACCCCGTTGATGTTTGAATACGAGTTGATTCAACGCGCAAAATCGCAGCGCAAACACATTGTATTGCCGGAAAGTAACGACGAACGGGTGTTGCGTGCGGCGGAAATTTTGTCGTTGCGTGATGTCGTGGATATTACCTTGTTGGGTATTGAGGATGAAGTGCTGGCAAAAGCCGCGCATTTGGGGCTGAAATTACGCAATGTGCGCATTATCGAGCCGCGTACTTCTGAATTGCGCCCGGTGTTTGCCCAAGCGTATTACGATTTGCGGCGGCATAAAAATGTGACGATGGCTTCGGCGTGCGACACGATGGTGGACGTGAGCTATTTCGGCACGATGATGGTGCAGTTGGGTTACGCCGATGGCATGGTGTCCGGGGCGATTCATACCACGCAACACACGATTCGTCCGGCGTTTGAAATCATTAAAACCAAGCCGGGTTGTAATCTGGTTTCGAGCGTGTTTTTCATGTGTTTGGAAGACCGGGTGTTGGTTTACGGCGATTGCGCGGTGAACCCCAACCCGAATGCCGAACAATTGGCTGATATTACGGTGACAGCGGCGGATACCGCGCAAATGTTCGGGATTGAGCCACGTACTGCGTTATTGTCGTATTCCACCGGAGAGTCCGGCAAGGGTGATGATGTAGAAAAAGTACGCGGTGCGGTGCAACTTGCGCGGGCGCGTCGCCCCGATTTGAAGCTGGAAGGGCCTATTCAATACGATGCCGCTGTCGACCCTGAGGTAGCCAGTTCTAAAATGCCGCACAGTGAGGTGGCGGGGCAGGCAACCGTGTTTATTTTCCCGGATTTGAATACCGGCAATAACACCTATAAAGCGGTGCAGCGTTCGGCGAATGCGGTGGCGATTGGCCCGGTCTTGCAGGGTTTGAATAAGCCGGTGAACGATTTAAGCCGGGGTTGTACGGTCACGGATATTGTGAATACGGTGGTGATTACCGCGATTCAGGCACAACAGGCGGTAGTATGA
- a CDS encoding acetate/propionate family kinase has translation MKILVLNAGSSSIKYQVFAMATAEVLLKGVIERIGEAGSDVPTHHQALQHVAQHLQAQGLEINAIGHRVVHGGEHFQQPVVIDATVVAAIRAMIPLAPLHNPANLAGIEVAQQLFPQVLQVAVFDTAFHQTMPPVAFRYAVPAEWYQQNQVRRYGFHGTSHQYVMQQAAAYLQCDVGDFNAITLHLGNGCSATAIAGGQSVDTSMGMTPLEGLVMGTRSGDLDPALHFYLERELALPATALEPLLNKHSGLKGLCGVGDMREVQTRAMAGDADAQLAEALFVYRIKKYIGAYMAVLGRVDALIFTGGIGEHSARIREQVCANLQSLGISLDSVRNQQPCSGIVECQQAGAAVKVLVVPTNEEWAIALSTAAFG, from the coding sequence ATGAAAATTCTGGTATTGAATGCGGGCAGCTCGTCGATTAAGTACCAAGTATTTGCGATGGCTACTGCGGAAGTCTTGCTCAAAGGCGTGATTGAGCGCATTGGTGAAGCGGGTAGCGATGTGCCGACCCATCACCAAGCGTTGCAGCATGTTGCGCAGCATTTACAAGCACAAGGGCTGGAAATCAACGCGATTGGGCATCGGGTGGTGCACGGTGGCGAACATTTTCAGCAGCCGGTGGTGATTGATGCCACGGTGGTGGCGGCGATTCGGGCAATGATTCCGTTGGCTCCGCTGCATAATCCGGCGAATTTGGCGGGTATCGAAGTCGCGCAGCAATTGTTTCCGCAGGTGTTGCAAGTGGCGGTGTTTGATACCGCGTTTCACCAAACCATGCCGCCGGTGGCGTTTCGGTATGCTGTGCCCGCCGAGTGGTATCAGCAGAATCAGGTGCGCCGTTACGGTTTTCACGGTACTTCGCACCAATACGTGATGCAGCAAGCGGCGGCGTATTTGCAATGCGATGTCGGTGATTTTAATGCGATTACCCTGCATTTGGGTAATGGTTGTAGCGCGACGGCGATTGCGGGTGGGCAAAGCGTCGATACTTCAATGGGCATGACTCCGCTGGAAGGTTTGGTGATGGGAACGCGCAGCGGCGATCTTGACCCGGCCTTGCATTTTTATTTGGAGCGCGAATTGGCATTGCCTGCGACAGCGTTGGAGCCGTTACTCAATAAGCACAGCGGTTTAAAAGGCTTGTGCGGGGTGGGTGATATGCGCGAAGTGCAAACGCGGGCAATGGCTGGCGATGCGGATGCGCAATTGGCGGAAGCGTTATTTGTGTACCGCATTAAAAAATACATCGGTGCGTACATGGCGGTGTTAGGGCGGGTAGACGCGCTGATTTTTACCGGCGGCATTGGCGAACATTCCGCCCGGATTCGTGAGCAAGTGTGCGCGAATTTGCAAAGTTTGGGCATTAGTTTGGATAGCGTGCGCAATCAGCAGCCTTGTAGCGGCATTGTCGAATGTCAGCAAGCGGGCGCGGCGGTGAAAGTGTTGGTAGTTCCGACCAATGAAGAGTGGGCAATTGCGCTGAGTACCGCAGCTTTTGGGTGA
- a CDS encoding DUF4360 domain-containing protein: MNTRFATVLSVGMLLLIALQPVEANRKAMFKRISALSGAGCEQGSVAVAGENTETLSVLFSQYDAGRESRSGTLHTKCEFSLPISVPPGQRLSVLTAEWQGYVKGRGALSRVYSLTGPRQRPRRVSRYREPEGKNYLERDDMYPREINRNCHGGEINIRVKSDIIAANARSYIAVDTVDLQNQVVFRLHWTPCR; the protein is encoded by the coding sequence ATGAATACCCGTTTTGCCACAGTTCTCTCTGTCGGTATGCTGCTGTTAATCGCACTTCAGCCAGTAGAAGCTAACCGTAAAGCCATGTTCAAGCGTATCAGTGCCTTATCTGGTGCGGGCTGTGAACAAGGCTCGGTCGCAGTGGCAGGGGAAAATACTGAAACTCTCAGTGTTTTATTTAGTCAATACGATGCGGGTCGTGAATCACGCAGCGGTACGCTACACACCAAATGCGAGTTTTCTTTACCGATTTCTGTACCACCGGGTCAACGCCTGTCGGTGTTGACAGCGGAGTGGCAGGGATACGTCAAAGGACGCGGTGCTTTAAGCCGCGTGTATTCTTTGACTGGCCCACGTCAACGGCCTCGGCGTGTCAGCCGTTACCGCGAACCAGAAGGTAAAAACTATCTGGAACGTGACGACATGTACCCACGCGAAATCAACCGGAACTGTCATGGCGGCGAAATCAACATCCGTGTTAAAAGTGACATCATTGCAGCCAATGCACGCAGCTATATCGCTGTTGATACCGTTGATTTGCAAAACCAAGTGGTATTCCGGCTTCATTGGACACCTTGTCGCTAA
- a CDS encoding DUF4360 domain-containing protein, whose amino-acid sequence MKTLKIAAASALLALSAAQTAQAADPVFFQAPIQMAGTGCAPGSVSVIGENTSSLTMLFSTYDAGNNSVSGLRRSSCNFAVPVHVPQGYQLSVLTSDWQGYVEGKGRFTRSYGTSLNTRAVNPGTRNLSSPSGTNWQVKDGLMHATAVSGCAGGKFNLRVNTSVQAVGNNSYVAVDTLDMNNKVVFHLKWKRC is encoded by the coding sequence ATGAAAACTTTGAAAATTGCTGCTGCATCAGCCCTGCTAGCCCTGAGTGCTGCCCAAACTGCCCAAGCCGCTGACCCTGTATTCTTCCAAGCCCCCATCCAAATGGCAGGCACAGGTTGCGCCCCCGGTTCTGTTAGTGTGATTGGTGAAAATACTTCGTCACTGACTATGCTGTTCAGTACTTACGATGCGGGCAACAATTCAGTAAGCGGTCTAAGACGTTCCTCTTGTAATTTCGCAGTGCCTGTGCACGTACCTCAAGGTTACCAACTGTCAGTGCTTACTTCAGATTGGCAGGGTTATGTGGAAGGCAAAGGCCGGTTCACCCGCTCTTATGGCACAAGTTTAAACACTCGCGCCGTTAATCCGGGCACTAGAAACTTGAGTTCCCCCAGTGGCACAAACTGGCAAGTGAAAGACGGCTTGATGCACGCAACAGCTGTGAGCGGTTGCGCAGGCGGTAAGTTTAACTTACGTGTTAACACCAGCGTTCAGGCGGTTGGTAACAACAGCTATGTAGCAGTGGACACTTTAGACATGAATAACAAAGTGGTCTTCCACCTGAAATGGAAACGCTGCTAA
- a CDS encoding methyltransferase domain-containing protein codes for MTINAKAIVDCRNATVFQAGHCLGAASIPAAELAQRMHELPKTSEPLGVYGDEQSLDTAVKFLTEKGYQVCQQWLWTPALLECLRAQGQLATGTHSQRLWQPAPLVASFVTEWMPAHGIIPSNGLDIGCGAGRDLVYLAMHGWAMTGIDYIPAALQRVQQLAASQHCTVTTWECDLETGQNPFATIADGHFGLVCVARYLHRPLFPWLKRIIKPGGILIYQTFMQGAEQFGSPRNPKFLLKPGELAAEFANANILLDDIEYLDDGRPVSAFICQL; via the coding sequence GCCAAGGCGATTGTGGACTGCCGTAATGCAACGGTTTTTCAAGCAGGCCACTGCCTTGGTGCAGCCTCCATTCCCGCTGCGGAGTTGGCGCAGCGAATGCACGAATTGCCCAAAACCAGCGAACCTCTAGGCGTTTATGGCGATGAACAAAGCCTCGATACTGCGGTAAAGTTCCTCACTGAAAAAGGCTACCAAGTCTGCCAGCAATGGTTATGGACACCAGCATTACTGGAATGCCTACGCGCCCAAGGGCAATTGGCAACCGGCACACATTCACAGCGGTTGTGGCAACCTGCCCCCTTGGTAGCCAGTTTCGTGACCGAGTGGATGCCAGCACATGGTATTATTCCCAGCAACGGTTTGGACATTGGCTGCGGAGCAGGACGCGACCTAGTGTATTTAGCGATGCACGGCTGGGCAATGACCGGTATAGATTACATCCCCGCCGCACTACAGCGGGTACAACAATTAGCCGCCAGCCAACACTGCACCGTCACCACTTGGGAATGTGACCTAGAAACCGGGCAAAACCCGTTTGCAACCATCGCAGACGGGCATTTCGGGCTGGTTTGTGTGGCACGTTATTTACATCGCCCCCTATTCCCTTGGCTCAAACGCATTATCAAACCCGGTGGTATCTTGATTTACCAAACTTTTATGCAAGGTGCTGAACAATTTGGTAGCCCCCGCAACCCCAAATTTTTGCTAAAACCGGGAGAATTGGCGGCTGAATTCGCCAACGCAAACATCTTACTGGATGACATCGAATACCTTGATGATGGTCGTCCGGTATCTGCATTCATCTGCCAATTGTGA